In bacterium, a single genomic region encodes these proteins:
- a CDS encoding YicC/YloC family endoribonuclease, with product MAESMTGYGRGEYRSERYHVGVEIKSVNHRFLEIKLRLPRELGASENAMRAALRQRFARGAVDATVQLERQEGDRRFAVDETLLSQVAEGLAAAARRLGIEGRFDLATLAQFREIFRFEAPPDDLAELEAGAQAAFEAACEQLEAARRREGSVLEAAIGASLGELRGVHRRMTELAPQVARQLKETIAARAAELFGQQRLAPERIEQEAVLLAMRSDVTEELTRLGGHLEACGAALAAGEPAGRRMDFLLQEMHRELNTAAAKANTGALAQLAIDGKLELEKVREQVQNLE from the coding sequence ATGGCGGAGAGCATGACTGGCTACGGGCGCGGGGAGTACCGTAGCGAGCGGTACCACGTCGGGGTTGAGATCAAGAGCGTCAACCACCGCTTCCTTGAGATCAAGCTGCGCCTTCCCCGCGAGCTCGGTGCCAGCGAGAACGCGATGCGGGCGGCCCTGCGGCAGCGCTTCGCGCGCGGGGCGGTCGACGCGACGGTCCAGCTCGAGCGCCAGGAGGGCGACCGGCGGTTCGCGGTGGACGAAACGCTGCTCTCGCAGGTCGCGGAGGGGCTGGCCGCGGCGGCGCGGCGACTGGGGATCGAGGGCAGGTTCGACCTCGCGACCCTGGCGCAGTTCCGCGAGATCTTCCGCTTCGAGGCGCCGCCCGACGACCTCGCGGAGCTGGAGGCGGGCGCGCAGGCGGCGTTCGAGGCCGCGTGCGAGCAGCTCGAGGCAGCGCGCCGGCGCGAGGGCTCGGTGCTCGAGGCGGCGATCGGCGCCTCCCTCGGGGAGCTGCGCGGGGTGCACCGCCGGATGACGGAGCTGGCGCCGCAGGTGGCGCGCCAGCTCAAGGAGACGATCGCGGCGCGCGCGGCCGAGCTCTTCGGGCAGCAGCGGCTGGCGCCCGAGCGCATCGAACAGGAGGCGGTGCTGCTGGCGATGCGCAGCGACGTGACCGAGGAGCTGACGCGCCTCGGCGGGCACCTCGAGGCGTGCGGCGCGGCCCTCGCCGCGGGGGAGCCCGCGGGGCGGCGGATGGACTTTCTGCTGCAGGAGATGCACCGGGAGCTGAACACGGCCGCGGCGAAGGCGAACACGGGGGCGCTGGCGCAGCTGGCGATCGACGGCAAGCTCGAGCTGGAGAAGGTGCGCGAGC
- a CDS encoding NFACT RNA binding domain-containing protein, whose translation MEAIVLKAVARELARDLPARVQAVLQPSPRAIVLVLRGGAERRLLVSTDPDDPRLHLSSARPAALPAPTAFCRLLRKRLEGRTLAAAGCPGMERVVELEFAAGRGGGSGLRLVAEIMGKHSNLVLVEAGTIVDALQHVAFPLSRVRTVLPGEPYAPPPAADRLDPWALDPQAFSALWRESDGAPKLLCRRLQGVGPATLALAEARARAAAGFDADPGAAVHAQLLACRAAVERGEIRPVSYPLRGALLPLPVPAWEGEPHVEAPTMSAAAEAFFAERDRRRETERRHIEVERRVRRLAAKLDAEEAMRRREAGAEAAAEAALAQAAGTALASGAAVVPRGATRLAVTDPVSGANAEVALDPALDARRNAATLFARARKIRRRAELAARKLPAIAARRLQLEEQLAAGDLPAQDGGRSASGATRPAGAAGVKSIPGIREYRGAGGWRILVGKSGAGNDRLTGKVAAPEDYWFHVRDFPGAHVVLKGAGGEPPAEAIAAAGAIAAWHSGARGQGMVDVAYTRRRNVRKVRGGPPGTVTLGESATVRVRPGVPAGFRELAAAEGSAGTAG comes from the coding sequence ATGGAAGCCATCGTCCTCAAGGCCGTGGCGCGCGAGCTGGCGCGGGATCTGCCGGCGCGCGTCCAGGCCGTCCTCCAGCCATCGCCCCGCGCGATCGTCCTGGTCCTGCGGGGCGGGGCGGAGCGCCGTTTGCTCGTCTCGACCGACCCGGACGACCCGCGGCTGCACCTCTCGTCCGCGCGGCCCGCGGCGCTCCCGGCGCCGACGGCCTTCTGCAGGCTGCTGCGCAAGCGGCTGGAGGGACGGACGCTCGCCGCGGCCGGGTGTCCCGGGATGGAGCGCGTCGTGGAGCTCGAGTTCGCCGCGGGGCGCGGCGGGGGCAGCGGTCTGCGGCTGGTCGCGGAGATCATGGGCAAGCACAGCAACCTGGTCCTGGTGGAGGCGGGGACGATCGTGGACGCCCTGCAGCACGTCGCCTTCCCCTTGAGCCGCGTGCGGACGGTGCTGCCCGGCGAGCCGTACGCGCCGCCTCCCGCCGCGGACCGGCTCGATCCCTGGGCGCTGGACCCTCAGGCGTTCTCGGCGCTCTGGCGCGAGAGCGATGGCGCCCCGAAGCTGCTGTGCCGGCGGCTCCAGGGCGTCGGCCCGGCGACGCTCGCGCTGGCGGAGGCGCGGGCCCGCGCGGCCGCCGGATTCGACGCCGACCCGGGAGCGGCGGTGCACGCGCAGCTGCTGGCCTGCCGCGCCGCGGTCGAGCGCGGCGAGATCCGGCCGGTCTCCTATCCGCTGCGGGGCGCGTTGCTCCCGCTGCCCGTCCCGGCCTGGGAGGGCGAGCCGCACGTCGAGGCGCCGACGATGAGCGCGGCGGCGGAAGCGTTCTTCGCGGAGCGCGACCGGCGCCGGGAGACGGAGCGCCGGCACATCGAGGTGGAGCGGCGGGTCCGGCGGCTGGCGGCGAAGCTCGACGCGGAGGAGGCGATGCGGCGGCGCGAAGCCGGCGCGGAAGCGGCAGCCGAGGCCGCGCTGGCGCAGGCGGCCGGGACAGCCCTGGCCTCCGGCGCCGCGGTCGTGCCGCGGGGCGCGACGCGGCTCGCGGTCACCGACCCGGTCTCGGGCGCGAACGCAGAAGTGGCTCTCGACCCTGCGCTCGACGCGCGGCGGAACGCCGCGACGCTGTTCGCCCGCGCGCGCAAGATCCGCCGCCGCGCGGAGCTCGCGGCCCGGAAACTCCCGGCGATCGCCGCGCGCCGCCTGCAGCTCGAGGAGCAGCTGGCCGCGGGCGATCTGCCGGCGCAGGACGGCGGGCGGAGCGCATCGGGCGCGACGAGGCCGGCGGGCGCCGCCGGTGTCAAGTCGATCCCGGGCATCAGGGAGTACCGCGGCGCCGGGGGCTGGCGTATCCTAGTCGGCAAGAGCGGCGCGGGGAACGACCGGCTCACGGGCAAGGTCGCCGCGCCGGAGGACTACTGGTTTCATGTCCGCGACTTCCCGGGGGCGCACGTCGTCCTCAAGGGGGCCGGCGGCGAGCCCCCCGCGGAGGCCATCGCGGCCGCGGGGGCGATCGCGGCCTGGCACAGCGGCGCGAGGGGGCAGGGCATGGTGGACGTGGCGTACACGCGACGCAGGAACGTGCGCAAGGTCAGGGGCGGGCCGCCGGGCACGGTCACCCTCGGCGAGTCCGCCACCGTCCGCGTGCGTCCCGGTGTCCCCGCCGGCTTCCGTGAGCTCGCGGCGGCCGAGGGGTCCGCGGGGACGGCCGGATGA